GATTATATAGAACCGACCCTGCTCGATCAGTCGCGCAGACTTGGAAGCTGCGCTTTGCCAGGTCCATCGACAGCATGTGTGCATTCGCCATATGCTCCTCCTTCACGCGTCGCCATGGCACCATTGAGCATCATACGATGCCCGATGAAGGGAGGCATCCACCGCATCAGTTCATTACGCCCGAGCCGCACAGACCATGCAGCCCACATTAGCGCCCGACAATATGCTCGTCTGGTTGATGAATGGGTCACAGGAACAGGCCTGCCTATCGAGGATTACGGAACCCACTCGCTGAGGCGAACGAAGCCATCGATTATCTACAAGGCAACCGGAAATCTTCGTGCCGTCCAGATACTGCTCGGACACACCAAAATTGAAAGCACGGTCCGATATCTCGGCGTCGATGTGGAGGGTGCTTTAACACTGGCAGAAGGTACGGAAATTTAAAGTCGGCTGACTCCTCGCGGTTGCGGCGGGCCACACCAGGTCAAAGGGCAACAGCGCGCCAATTCACGCCGTCCTGCGGCTCATTCCCAGATACCGAATGCGGTCATGTGCTTGGGACGCATCCCGTGGACGTAGCAAAGTAGCGCACACCGGGCGGTCCTTCCATCGCCACGCGTCTGTGCTGCACCCACACAAGCCTAATCACAATTTGTTTATGCACGACCTTAAAATGTCATGTCAGGAAAAAATATCTGAAACCTCGAGGCTATAATTTGATTTTGGAAAACTATTAAATATCTATTTTATATGATTAAATTATAAATTTTAATCTGGCTAATCCTAGTTCAGCATTGGCTTGTCCCCGAGACGTCATCGCACCTCCCATTGCCGGTTGACATTTCCCTAATCAGCGTTAGTCTGAAAATCGCAAGATGCCTGTAGGGCACGCCGACATGGGAGAGTGTTATGAGAGTGAAGCAACAATTGGCTTGCGGCATTGCTGCTATTGGGCTTTTGGCTGCCATGCCTGCATTTGGCCAGGACGCTCAGGCGCCAATAGATCCGCAAGCCAATGAAAAAATTGCATCGCCGGCCGACATTGTCGTCACCGCCCAGAGGCGGGAACAATCCCTTTCCAAAGTCCCGGTGGCTGTCTCGGCCTTCAATGCCGACACGCTTCAGTCGCGCAACGTGGCTAGTGAACAGGATCTGGCGGCGCTGGTCCCCGGCCTGGTGGTCAAGAGCGGTCAGAACTCCAACCAACTCAACTTCACGCTACGTGGTCAGACACTCGATCCATTTTCCGGCTCTAGCCCCGCAGTTCTGACCTATATCAACGAAGCGCCGGCTACAGAAGGCAACACATCGACGGCCTTTTTCGACTTCAGTTCAGTGCAGGTTCTGAAAGGACCGCAGGGCACTTTGTTTGGCCGCAACGCGACCGGTGGCGCCATCCTGTATGAAACGACCAAGCCAGGTGACGACTTCGGCGGATTCCTGACCGTCAAGGGTGGCCAGCGCAACTATATCCAGGTTCAGGGCGCTCTGGATATCCCGGTATCCGATATCATCAGGGTCCGTGTGGCGGGCGATTATAACAAGCAGAATGGCTATATACGCAACATCAAGACTGGCAGTACGCTCGGCGACACGGACTCGCTTTCCGGTCGTATCACGGTCGTCTTGGAACCAAGGGACGGCTTCAAGATGACGACCGTTGCGCAATATAGCGATTTCGGCGGATCAGAAGGCGCGGGCGGCCTTTACTCCTATCATATGGCCGGTGAGGTCAATAACGGCTATGTCCTCAACAGTACCCTCGACACCCTCTATGGCATGAACAGCCCCTTTGCCCCGCTGATCGGCGATGGGCCGCGTGGCGACGGCACATGGCCCGGCGCCGTGGCGGGCTATCTGGCCTGGCAACAGGCAAATCCCTACAAGGTCTGGCTGAGCTACGACCTTCCGCACAAGGCCCATACCGCGTTCATCACCAACACCGTCGAGGCGGAGATCGGTGACGACGTCGTCCTCAAAAACATCTTCAACTATGCCGATGCTTTCGCACGTACCCCAGGGATATTGACCGGTTCGCCCTTCGGCTCGTTGAGCCTCTACAATCGATCCGGCTTGGGCAACGGTCCTCCGGGTGGCGAGGAATTCAGCACGGAGCGGCTTTCGAACGAGCTGCAACTGCAAGGGAAAACGGGCGGTCTCGAATACATCCTGGGCGTCTTCTATTCCGATACGACGAAGCAGGAATATATTCCTGTCATCGTGGGCGCGGAGCTGCCGACACCACTGGCCGACATCGCTTACAATTATGAAGTCGGAAACGAATCGAAGGCAGTTTTCGGCCAGCTAACCTATGCGGTGACTGACAGGCTGAACGTAACCGCTGGCGGACGCTATAGCTGGGAGACGGTAAGCCTTCGCCAAAAAGCGGGAAGCCTCTTCAATTTGAGCGGCACCACACCACTCAAACAGGAAGCCAAGCTCCATGATCCGAGCTGGACGTTTAATATTCAGTATCAGATTAATTCGGGCAACATGGTCTATTTTGCGCAGCGCGGCAGTTTCCGTGCTGGCGGCTTCAACGGCGCTGTCGGGCCATTCAACAACGCCAATTTCTTCGACAACGAAAACACGTATGACTTTGAACTGGGCTACAAGTTCAACGACTATATCGGCTCCATGCCCACACGGATCAATCTGGCAGTCTATCGGCAGATCGTGAAGGATGCCCAGCATTCGCTGTTCGTTGATCTGGGGGCCGGCCCGTCGGCGTTCACGGTAAACGTGCCTGAAAAGCGCATCCAGGGTGTCGAGTTCGATGCCAATGTGAAGCCCAGCGACTGGCTGGAACTGGGCATTTCGGGCGCCTATACCGACGCGAAATTCACCAAGAATATCGTCGATCTTGCCCCGTTGGGTGGACCGATCATTCCCTTCGACACTTATTCCGATGCGCCCAAATGGGCGGGTTCGGTCTTTGCAGAAATCACCATGCCGCTGTCGGACGATGTGGGTAAGGTGAAGCTGCGTACCGATGTTTTTGGCCAGACCTCGACCCATTTTTCCAACAATGAGGGGTCGATAACGCCGCGTACCAAATTGCCGGGATATGCAACCGTCGACGTTCGACTGAGCTGGAACGACGTCATGGGCAGCAAATTCTCGGTCGCGGCCTACGCCAAGAACCTGCTCGATGAATTCTACTATAATTCAGGCTATGTCGAAGGCGGCAGCGGCGGCTTCAACACCGCGATCTGGGGCGAGCCGCAGACCTTTGGCGCTGAAGTCACCTACCGCTTCTGACGCGCAATTTGAGAGGGGCAGGGACGGCCTTGTTCCTGTCCGCTCAGCCACTCATGCCTCCGATCGCCTCCCAAGCACCCGAAATATAGCCTATTCCCGCTCGGGATAGGACCATCGGGTCAAGAAAGACACAAGACATGCCGTCAATTATCAACCCCGATTATGACGCAGTCGTGATCGGTGCGGGCGTCACCGGCATCTATCAAACCTATCTACTCGACCAGAACGGAATGCGCGTGCTGGGCGTCGATGCAGCCGGTGATGTCGGGGGCACATGGTATTGGAACCGCTATCCGGGCTGCCGGCTGGATACGGAAAGCTATGCCTATGGCTATTTCGCGTTGAAAGGCATCCTCCCCGAATGGCGGTGGAGTGAGAATTTCGCCGGGCAGCCTGAAATGCTGCGTTACGTCAATGCGGCCGCCGACAAAATGGATATCCGGCGATTTTACAAGTTCAACACGAAGGTCGTATCGGCCCATTATAATGACGAAGGCAATGTC
The window above is part of the Sphingobium sp. BYY-5 genome. Proteins encoded here:
- a CDS encoding TonB-dependent receptor: MPAFGQDAQAPIDPQANEKIASPADIVVTAQRREQSLSKVPVAVSAFNADTLQSRNVASEQDLAALVPGLVVKSGQNSNQLNFTLRGQTLDPFSGSSPAVLTYINEAPATEGNTSTAFFDFSSVQVLKGPQGTLFGRNATGGAILYETTKPGDDFGGFLTVKGGQRNYIQVQGALDIPVSDIIRVRVAGDYNKQNGYIRNIKTGSTLGDTDSLSGRITVVLEPRDGFKMTTVAQYSDFGGSEGAGGLYSYHMAGEVNNGYVLNSTLDTLYGMNSPFAPLIGDGPRGDGTWPGAVAGYLAWQQANPYKVWLSYDLPHKAHTAFITNTVEAEIGDDVVLKNIFNYADAFARTPGILTGSPFGSLSLYNRSGLGNGPPGGEEFSTERLSNELQLQGKTGGLEYILGVFYSDTTKQEYIPVIVGAELPTPLADIAYNYEVGNESKAVFGQLTYAVTDRLNVTAGGRYSWETVSLRQKAGSLFNLSGTTPLKQEAKLHDPSWTFNIQYQINSGNMVYFAQRGSFRAGGFNGAVGPFNNANFFDNENTYDFELGYKFNDYIGSMPTRINLAVYRQIVKDAQHSLFVDLGAGPSAFTVNVPEKRIQGVEFDANVKPSDWLELGISGAYTDAKFTKNIVDLAPLGGPIIPFDTYSDAPKWAGSVFAEITMPLSDDVGKVKLRTDVFGQTSTHFSNNEGSITPRTKLPGYATVDVRLSWNDVMGSKFSVAAYAKNLLDEFYYNSGYVEGGSGGFNTAIWGEPQTFGAEVTYRF